In a genomic window of Dyadobacter fermentans DSM 18053:
- a CDS encoding RagB/SusD family nutrient uptake outer membrane protein, producing the protein MKKIFTSLFLAAVCMACSDILEEKPKSLASENFYNTAAEAKAAVNAIYGPMRTDAALSTNYPAQLEGLADYGNSRGTQTPVSLYQGLDNTNINRVATIWDNFYQSIRNANLVIANVPKGTSMTDAEKASFVAEAKYMRALIYFALVRNWAGVPLRTEENMTVADIPRSSVDDVYKLIVADALVAEAGLADNPSEIGRPTKWAAKTLLSEIYLYLEKWEDSRAKAKEVIDANKYSLVPVTVSEDFQKIYGPEVVNTSEEIFYFKYSRQQGFGLVSYAHRKIGPYNYYGPGGVYAQYTDSVSNPVIKNWDFKDLRKNHILYNVDIGLGTTSMLFRKYRDPLATGGAGNDYPWYRYADLLLFHAEADARANGKPTADGLESLNKVHRRAYGKPAEAASTVDFKLADFASLPTFIDKVVQERGYETMYEGKRWNDLKRLGIAKQRILEVKNIVIAEKHMLWPIPNSEILYNKAITAKDQNPGY; encoded by the coding sequence ATGAAAAAGATATTCACCAGTTTGTTTTTGGCGGCGGTTTGCATGGCTTGTTCCGACATTCTTGAAGAAAAACCCAAATCACTTGCCTCTGAGAATTTTTACAATACCGCCGCGGAGGCCAAGGCCGCAGTGAACGCGATTTACGGCCCGATGCGCACCGACGCCGCATTGTCTACCAACTATCCCGCCCAGCTCGAAGGCCTGGCCGATTACGGCAATTCACGCGGTACGCAAACGCCCGTGAGCTTGTACCAGGGCCTCGATAACACGAACATCAACCGCGTCGCAACGATCTGGGACAACTTTTACCAATCCATCCGGAATGCTAACCTGGTGATCGCCAATGTGCCGAAAGGGACCAGCATGACCGACGCCGAAAAGGCGTCATTCGTGGCCGAGGCCAAGTACATGCGTGCGCTCATCTATTTTGCGCTCGTGCGGAACTGGGCCGGCGTGCCCCTGCGCACGGAGGAGAATATGACGGTGGCCGACATCCCCAGATCGAGCGTCGACGATGTGTATAAGCTGATTGTCGCCGACGCATTGGTGGCGGAGGCCGGGCTGGCGGATAACCCCTCGGAGATTGGCCGCCCGACCAAATGGGCCGCGAAAACGCTTTTGTCGGAAATATACCTGTACCTCGAAAAATGGGAGGATTCGCGCGCGAAAGCGAAGGAAGTGATCGATGCCAATAAGTACTCGCTGGTGCCGGTGACCGTTTCGGAGGATTTTCAGAAGATTTACGGTCCGGAGGTCGTGAATACGAGCGAGGAGATTTTCTATTTCAAATACTCGCGCCAGCAAGGCTTTGGCCTGGTGAGCTATGCGCACCGCAAAATCGGGCCTTATAACTATTACGGTCCGGGCGGTGTGTATGCTCAGTACACCGATTCAGTTTCCAACCCCGTGATCAAAAACTGGGATTTCAAGGATTTGCGTAAAAACCATATTCTGTACAATGTGGACATCGGCCTGGGCACTACTTCCATGCTGTTCCGCAAATACCGCGATCCGCTGGCCACCGGCGGTGCTGGCAACGACTACCCCTGGTACCGCTACGCCGATCTGCTCCTTTTCCACGCCGAAGCCGATGCCCGTGCCAATGGGAAACCGACCGCCGACGGTCTCGAAAGCCTGAACAAAGTACACCGCCGCGCATACGGCAAGCCGGCCGAAGCTGCTTCGACGGTCGATTTCAAACTCGCCGATTTTGCCTCTTTACCGACCTTCATCGACAAGGTGGTGCAGGAGCGCGGCTATGAAACCATGTATGAAGGCAAGCGATGGAATGACCTGAAACGATTAGGAATTGCCAAGCAACGCATTTTGGAAGTAAAGAACATCGTCATCGCCGAAAAGCACATGCTGTGGCCGATCCCGAATTCTGAAATTTTGTATAACAAAGCCATCACTGCCAAAGACCAGAACCCGGGTTACTGA
- a CDS encoding FAD-dependent oxidoreductase has product MKKILLLVAIVISHLTPRAVSAQSFEADVIVYGGTCAAVTAAVQVVKSGKTVLVVSPDKHLGGLSSGGLGFTDTGNKSVIGGLAREFYHRVFLHYDKPEGWQWQKKEEYGNKGQGTVAMDGAERTMWIFEPHVAEQVFEDFVKENNIKIYRDEWLDRSKSGVQKSNGRIASFKTLSGKTFKGKMFIDATYEGDLMAAAGVKYHVGREANSVYNEEWNGVQAGVFQHRHYFAKNISPYKVEGDPKSGLLPYVTSEKIAKNGSGDNKIQAYCFRMCLSSHPDNRIPFAKPAGYDPGKYELLARVYKAGWTETFDKYDPIPNRKTDTNNHGPFSTDFIGQNYDYPDATYERRKEIIKEHEVYQKGLMYFLANDPAVPADVRAKVNEWGLPKDEFKDNGGWPHQIYVREARRMLGKSVMTENETLGKKAVQESVGMGSYSLDAHNAQRYVKEDGFVQNEGDIGVHPKTPYGISYGAIVPKKAECENLLVPVCVSASHIAYGSIRMEPVFMILGQSAATAAVQAIDGKVAVQDVDYGKLKEQLLKDKQKLEL; this is encoded by the coding sequence ATGAAAAAAATACTCTTACTGGTTGCAATCGTTATTTCTCATCTCACACCGCGGGCTGTTTCCGCACAGTCGTTCGAGGCGGATGTGATCGTATACGGAGGCACCTGTGCGGCGGTTACGGCGGCGGTCCAGGTGGTTAAGTCAGGTAAAACGGTGCTCGTGGTGTCGCCCGACAAGCATTTGGGCGGGCTTTCGTCTGGCGGGCTCGGCTTCACCGATACCGGCAACAAATCGGTGATCGGCGGGCTCGCTCGTGAATTTTACCACCGCGTTTTCCTGCATTACGACAAGCCCGAAGGCTGGCAATGGCAGAAAAAAGAAGAGTACGGCAACAAAGGCCAGGGAACCGTGGCGATGGACGGCGCCGAGCGCACGATGTGGATCTTCGAGCCGCACGTCGCCGAGCAGGTGTTTGAAGATTTTGTGAAAGAAAACAACATCAAAATCTACCGCGACGAATGGCTCGACCGCAGCAAGAGCGGCGTTCAGAAAAGCAATGGCCGCATTGCTTCTTTCAAAACATTGAGCGGCAAGACGTTCAAGGGAAAAATGTTCATCGACGCCACTTATGAGGGCGACCTCATGGCCGCTGCGGGTGTAAAATACCACGTGGGCCGCGAAGCCAACAGCGTTTATAATGAAGAATGGAATGGGGTTCAGGCGGGCGTGTTCCAGCACCGCCATTATTTTGCCAAAAACATCAGTCCCTATAAAGTGGAAGGCGACCCAAAGAGCGGTTTGCTGCCCTACGTAACGTCGGAGAAAATCGCTAAAAACGGTTCAGGGGATAACAAAATCCAGGCTTACTGCTTCCGGATGTGCCTCTCGTCGCATCCCGACAACCGCATTCCGTTCGCCAAACCCGCGGGTTACGACCCGGGTAAATACGAGCTGCTCGCCCGTGTGTACAAAGCCGGCTGGACAGAAACTTTCGACAAATACGACCCCATTCCCAACCGTAAAACGGATACCAACAACCACGGCCCGTTCAGCACCGACTTCATCGGCCAGAACTACGACTACCCCGACGCTACGTACGAACGCCGCAAGGAGATCATTAAGGAGCACGAGGTATATCAAAAAGGCCTGATGTACTTCCTCGCCAACGACCCGGCCGTTCCTGCCGACGTGCGCGCCAAGGTAAATGAATGGGGCTTGCCCAAAGATGAATTCAAAGACAATGGCGGCTGGCCGCACCAGATTTACGTGCGCGAGGCGAGGAGAATGCTGGGCAAAAGCGTAATGACCGAGAACGAGACATTGGGCAAAAAAGCCGTGCAGGAATCGGTTGGGATGGGTTCCTACTCGCTCGACGCGCACAATGCGCAGCGTTACGTGAAAGAAGACGGTTTTGTGCAGAACGAGGGCGACATCGGCGTGCATCCCAAAACCCCTTACGGCATTTCCTATGGCGCTATCGTCCCCAAAAAGGCAGAATGTGAAAACCTGCTTGTGCCCGTGTGCGTGTCGGCGTCGCACATTGCCTACGGCTCGATCCGCATGGAGCCCGTGTTCATGATCCTCGGCCAAAGTGCCGCTACGGCCGCCGTGCAGGCGATCGACGGCAAGGTGGCCGTGCAGGATGTGGATTATGGCAAATTGAAAGAACAGTTGCTTAAAGACAAGCAAAAACTGGAACTATAA
- a CDS encoding TonB-dependent receptor, producing the protein MKKPLKYRRVLLWTMQMTATQLMLALVFIATGYAREGSAQSLLSQKVTVMANGSEVKKVLSQVEKQADVRFVFSSKLIKSARKVTVSLKDKPLYEALDHILTPLGLDYEVSGKIIILRRIEAASPDAPPAPESPANAPKRKVAGRVLDGETNTGLPGVSIVLKGTQTGTTSNSEGNFQLEIPESAAANSVLVFSFVGYKSQEIVLGSQNELTINMVLEDKSLQEIVVIGYGQIKKSDLTGSVSSIKSSELNAYPATNLVQSLAGRAAGVYVSQNTGAPGSPISVRVRGTNSIQGSNEPLYVVDGFPYSGSPTLLNNADIESIEVLKDASATAIYGSRGANGVVLITTKKGKAGRVSVDYDGYYGVQTIRKKLDLMNATEYANFYNEHAANDGLAPRFTPDQIAGFGEGTDWQDIVFRSAPVQNHALTVSGGNEKTRFSVAASNFSQDGIVIGSDYVRNALRMNLSSDIGKKFKFDLSTLLSRINSDRKNSEKGNRGGTLMSAMLSGYPTIPATLPDGSYSRLAEAYAWGSNVITNPLNYMYQYSDMIRSNKILTNGAITFEPVKGLMIKTLAGVESTDDRTDTYTTTRFVNSKGSANVGTQRVTSLLSENTISYLKDFGKHSVSAVAGFTYQDYTQTSLTASGSGFISDNQETYDIGAAATQGVPSTSYSKWALLSYLARVNYTFNSKILATASFRADGSSRYSAGQKWGFFPSGALAWRMSEEEFIKNIPFVSDLKLRVGYGETGNTSINPYFTLNQLNSAPVVFGDAFMTSYAPGTRLAGSLRWETTAQTDFGIDLGLWNNRVNVTADYYIKNTRDLLNSVALPSSLGFTHTIQNIGKIQNKGFELGVNAAVLEGAFKWNVSTNLSINRNKVMKLYGGNDILGQTIGAAVNDNVNILREGYPLGSFYGYVEKGYDEKGFIAYEDYNNSGSRDAGDKRIIGNPNPKFTYGFNSTMSFKNFELTVFIQGSQGNDIFNLSAQGQGYDYGQALNMPREVYLDHWTPENTDAKYPVIKTSSQAQMSDRFVEDGSYLRLKNIQLSYNLPVAKLHIKWMKYGQLYVSGQNLITLTKYSWYDPEVNSYGSGNSFVQGVDHYVYPVAKTTTVGLRIGF; encoded by the coding sequence ATGAAAAAACCTTTAAAATACCGTAGGGTATTACTGTGGACCATGCAAATGACAGCTACTCAACTCATGCTTGCCCTTGTGTTCATAGCGACAGGTTACGCACGTGAGGGAAGCGCACAATCCCTGCTCAGCCAGAAAGTAACGGTGATGGCAAACGGCAGCGAAGTCAAAAAAGTCCTGAGCCAGGTCGAAAAGCAAGCCGATGTACGGTTTGTATTCAGTTCCAAGCTGATCAAATCAGCGCGGAAGGTGACAGTTTCCCTCAAAGACAAGCCTTTGTACGAAGCCCTCGACCATATTCTCACGCCGCTGGGGCTCGATTATGAAGTTTCCGGCAAGATCATCATCCTGCGAAGAATAGAAGCCGCATCGCCCGACGCGCCTCCGGCACCGGAATCACCGGCCAATGCGCCGAAGCGAAAGGTAGCCGGCAGGGTACTGGACGGAGAAACGAACACCGGCCTGCCTGGCGTCAGCATTGTGCTGAAAGGAACACAAACCGGCACCACCAGCAACTCCGAGGGTAATTTCCAGCTCGAAATCCCTGAATCGGCGGCAGCCAATTCCGTACTCGTTTTCAGTTTTGTGGGTTACAAATCGCAGGAAATCGTGCTGGGCAGCCAGAACGAGCTGACCATCAATATGGTGCTGGAAGACAAGTCGTTGCAGGAAATCGTCGTGATCGGTTACGGCCAGATCAAGAAAAGCGACCTTACCGGCTCGGTTTCGTCCATTAAATCGTCGGAACTGAACGCATACCCGGCTACCAACCTCGTGCAATCGCTCGCAGGACGTGCGGCGGGCGTGTATGTATCGCAAAACACCGGCGCGCCCGGCAGCCCGATCAGTGTGCGGGTGCGCGGTACCAACTCCATTCAGGGAAGTAACGAGCCGCTTTACGTGGTGGACGGTTTTCCCTATTCCGGCAGCCCTACTTTGCTCAACAACGCCGATATCGAATCCATTGAAGTGCTGAAAGATGCTTCGGCAACGGCCATTTACGGCTCGCGCGGCGCAAATGGAGTGGTTTTAATCACCACTAAAAAAGGCAAGGCCGGCCGTGTGAGCGTCGATTACGACGGCTACTACGGCGTGCAGACGATCCGCAAAAAGCTGGATTTGATGAATGCCACCGAATATGCCAATTTCTACAACGAGCATGCGGCCAACGACGGCCTCGCCCCGCGGTTTACGCCCGACCAGATCGCCGGCTTCGGTGAAGGTACTGATTGGCAGGACATCGTTTTCCGGTCGGCACCGGTGCAGAACCACGCATTGACGGTAAGCGGCGGTAACGAAAAAACGCGGTTTTCGGTCGCTGCCAGCAATTTCAGCCAGGACGGCATCGTGATCGGCAGTGACTACGTCCGGAATGCATTGCGCATGAACCTCAGCTCCGACATCGGTAAAAAATTCAAATTCGACCTCAGCACCCTCCTCAGCCGCATCAATTCCGACCGTAAGAACTCGGAGAAAGGCAACCGGGGCGGAACGCTCATGTCGGCCATGCTATCCGGCTATCCGACCATCCCGGCCACGTTGCCCGACGGCAGCTATTCGCGACTGGCGGAGGCTTACGCGTGGGGTTCCAATGTGATTACCAACCCGCTGAACTACATGTATCAGTATTCGGATATGATCCGCTCGAACAAAATCCTTACCAACGGCGCCATTACATTTGAGCCGGTCAAGGGATTGATGATCAAGACATTGGCTGGTGTTGAAAGCACGGATGACCGCACCGATACCTACACCACTACCAGATTTGTAAATTCGAAAGGCAGTGCAAATGTAGGAACACAGCGCGTGACCAGCCTTTTGAGCGAAAATACGATCAGTTATCTCAAAGACTTCGGTAAACACAGCGTGTCGGCCGTGGCGGGTTTTACCTACCAGGATTATACACAAACTTCGCTTACTGCTAGTGGAAGCGGTTTTATCAGTGACAATCAGGAAACGTACGACATCGGCGCTGCCGCTACACAGGGCGTTCCTAGCACATCCTATTCAAAATGGGCGTTGCTGTCCTACCTGGCGCGGGTGAATTACACATTCAACAGCAAAATCCTCGCTACCGCCAGCTTCCGTGCGGATGGCTCGTCCCGTTATAGCGCGGGACAGAAATGGGGCTTTTTCCCGTCCGGTGCATTGGCATGGCGCATGTCCGAAGAAGAATTTATCAAAAACATTCCATTCGTTTCGGACCTGAAATTACGGGTAGGCTATGGAGAAACGGGGAACACGTCCATTAACCCTTATTTTACACTCAATCAGCTTAATTCGGCCCCGGTGGTGTTCGGTGACGCATTTATGACCTCCTATGCGCCGGGTACCCGGCTCGCCGGCTCGCTGCGGTGGGAAACCACGGCCCAAACCGACTTCGGTATCGACCTCGGCCTTTGGAACAACCGCGTAAATGTGACGGCCGACTATTACATCAAAAACACCCGCGATCTGCTGAACAGCGTCGCATTGCCTTCCTCGCTGGGCTTCACCCATACGATCCAGAATATCGGGAAAATCCAAAACAAAGGTTTTGAGCTCGGGGTGAATGCGGCCGTGCTGGAAGGGGCGTTTAAATGGAATGTGTCGACCAATTTGTCCATTAACCGGAACAAAGTGATGAAGCTGTATGGCGGAAACGACATCCTGGGGCAGACAATCGGTGCGGCGGTGAACGATAATGTGAATATCCTTCGCGAAGGTTACCCGCTCGGATCTTTCTATGGCTATGTGGAAAAAGGATACGACGAAAAGGGTTTTATCGCCTATGAAGATTACAATAACAGCGGGAGCCGCGACGCAGGTGACAAGCGCATTATCGGTAACCCGAATCCTAAGTTCACCTACGGCTTTAACTCCACGATGTCGTTCAAAAACTTCGAGCTGACGGTCTTCATCCAGGGCTCGCAGGGTAATGACATTTTCAACCTCAGCGCGCAGGGCCAGGGCTACGACTACGGCCAGGCGCTCAACATGCCGCGCGAGGTGTACCTCGACCACTGGACGCCCGAGAACACCGATGCCAAATACCCGGTCATCAAAACCTCCTCACAGGCGCAGATGTCGGACCGCTTCGTGGAAGATGGCTCTTACCTCCGGTTAAAGAACATCCAGCTGAGTTACAACCTGCCGGTGGCTAAGCTGCATATCAAATGGATGAAATACGGACAACTGTATGTGAGCGGCCAGAACCTGATCACATTGACCAAATACTCGTGGTACGATCCCGAAGTGAACTCTTACGGATCGGGGAATTCATTTGTGCAGGGCGTAGACCATTACGTTTACCCGGTTGCCAAAACCACCACCGTGGGCCTCAGAATTGGGTTTTAA
- a CDS encoding RNA polymerase sigma factor: MKSASSFPEDRVLWQDFLAGEVRAFERLMSDNFRLLFRYGSKFSKDRELVKDSIQDLFLILWEKRANLNPDAAVKPYLMASLRRLMHRQVASRTWVGGEVLQDEDDFFEIEFSVEETYIANEATAVRTRQLQQMLNALPRRQKEVVYLKFFQELSREQIAEVMAVSPQTVSNMLQIAIRHLKAHWKAEFVVFFLLHFLF; the protein is encoded by the coding sequence ATGAAATCAGCGTCCTCTTTTCCGGAAGATCGTGTGCTCTGGCAGGATTTCCTGGCAGGTGAAGTGCGGGCGTTTGAAAGGCTGATGTCCGACAATTTCCGGCTTCTTTTCCGGTACGGCAGCAAGTTCTCCAAAGACCGTGAATTGGTGAAGGACAGTATCCAGGACCTGTTTCTGATCCTGTGGGAAAAACGGGCCAATCTCAATCCCGACGCGGCCGTGAAGCCCTACCTGATGGCGTCGCTGCGGAGGCTTATGCACCGGCAGGTAGCGTCGCGCACGTGGGTGGGCGGCGAGGTTTTGCAGGACGAGGACGACTTTTTTGAAATTGAATTCTCGGTGGAGGAAACCTACATTGCCAATGAGGCCACCGCCGTTCGCACGCGGCAGTTGCAGCAAATGCTCAATGCATTGCCCAGGCGGCAGAAGGAAGTCGTGTATCTCAAATTTTTCCAGGAGCTGAGCCGCGAGCAGATCGCCGAGGTAATGGCCGTGTCGCCGCAGACCGTCTCGAACATGCTGCAAATCGCGATCCGGCATTTAAAAGCACATTGGAAAGCTGAATTCGTGGTTTTTTTTCTTCTGCATTTTCTCTTTTAG
- a CDS encoding FecR family protein → MDRYNDFSVEDFVWDDFFRQWTLSPTSETDALWDDWIDANPEMFEKVEQAKAIVLSLRLHEPEIGDAEISQVVKQTVGRVTGAEEETLRPSGRLVPAFSINWMQFAASVAFIMLLGWAVYSVMIKRNDRPQLVQQGNVIEQTAQWTEKHNTTTQTIDIALNDGSRISLEPRGRIRYPEKFDGPRREVFLEGEAFFDIAKDPAHPFLVYANGLVTKVLGTSFRIKAYDGAREVTVEVKTGKVSVFAQSDPDLKEKLDDTQLQGVVLTPNQKIVYARNEVKMLKTLVEKPEMVVPKADVPQFSFEDTPASEVFNTIAKAYGIDILYDEALLKDCPLTAMLDNQTLHDKLDIICKAVESSYQIVDGQVVIHSKGCRN, encoded by the coding sequence ATGGACCGCTACAACGATTTTTCCGTCGAAGACTTTGTTTGGGACGATTTCTTTCGTCAATGGACACTGTCGCCCACTTCCGAAACCGACGCGCTCTGGGACGACTGGATCGACGCCAATCCGGAGATGTTCGAAAAAGTGGAGCAGGCCAAAGCCATTGTACTCTCGCTGCGCCTGCACGAGCCGGAAATCGGCGATGCGGAGATCAGCCAGGTGGTGAAGCAAACCGTGGGGCGCGTCACCGGTGCTGAGGAGGAAACTTTGCGGCCGTCGGGAAGGTTGGTGCCTGCTTTTTCAATTAACTGGATGCAGTTTGCCGCATCCGTGGCGTTCATCATGCTGCTGGGCTGGGCCGTGTATTCGGTAATGATCAAAAGGAACGACAGGCCGCAGCTCGTGCAGCAGGGCAATGTGATTGAACAAACCGCACAGTGGACCGAAAAACACAATACGACTACCCAAACCATCGACATCGCGCTCAACGACGGCAGCCGCATCAGCCTCGAACCCCGGGGCCGCATTCGCTATCCTGAAAAGTTCGACGGCCCGCGCCGGGAGGTTTTCCTGGAAGGCGAAGCGTTTTTTGACATTGCCAAAGATCCCGCGCATCCGTTTTTGGTGTATGCCAATGGGTTGGTAACCAAAGTGCTGGGCACGAGCTTTCGCATTAAAGCCTACGACGGTGCACGGGAAGTGACCGTTGAAGTGAAGACGGGCAAAGTGTCGGTATTCGCGCAGTCGGACCCGGATTTGAAGGAAAAGCTCGACGACACGCAATTGCAGGGCGTCGTACTCACGCCCAATCAGAAAATCGTGTACGCCCGAAACGAGGTTAAGATGCTGAAAACATTGGTCGAAAAGCCGGAGATGGTCGTGCCGAAAGCGGATGTCCCGCAATTTTCATTTGAAGACACCCCGGCGAGCGAGGTTTTTAACACCATCGCGAAAGCCTACGGGATCGATATCCTTTACGACGAAGCATTGCTCAAAGATTGCCCGCTCACCGCGATGCTCGATAATCAGACGCTCCACGATAAGCTCGATATCATTTGCAAAGCAGTAGAATCCAGCTATCAGATCGTCGATGGCCAGGTGGTCATTCACAGCAAAGGATGCAGGAATTAA
- a CDS encoding FAD-dependent oxidoreductase codes for MMIRKKIALAQIACMMAFVLAGFRPREPRPAADVTASVQADVCVYGGTAAGVIAAYTAKKMGKSVVLIEPGGHLGGMTSGGLGYTDIGNKYAITGLSRDFYRRIGLHYGKFEQWTFEPKVAKSTLQQYLDEAGIKVMYQSRIVSTRKSGAAIQSIVLENSLKPDAKSNQTIAAKMYIDCSYEGDLMAKAGVSYTVGREANSEYNETIDGVQLMHGHQLPDGIDPYKTAGKPESGLLWGVSPAKLEPNGTGDKKVQAYNYRICLTSDPANMVPITQPADYDASRYELLARLIAKQPQRKTLNDYFIWSKMPNNKTDINNRNGFSTDMIGMNHDYPDADYNKRAEIIKAHEAYTKGLLYFIGHDPRVPQELRESMQKWGYPKDEYVETGNWSPQLYIREARRMVGSYVMTQAHCELKEVVKDGVGMAAYQMDSHNIQRIVVNGMAKNEGNVEVSASGPYPIAYRSLVPKEQECTNLLVPVCLSATHIAYGSIRMEPVFMVLAQSSAVAAAMAIDSKKSVQQIDVPKLQAKLKSDPLVNGKTPEILVDNEDTQNVSVKGNWQPVKKGGYGPSFLTTSETDKAGGSVTFTPQIAAAGNYQIYAYFPKVAKPASEIKLSVKAGNEVKAISVLEKDIVVEGQTSGEWYHVGKFNLPKGNASSVNISSEGASGAVAADAVLFVPESK; via the coding sequence ATGATGATACGTAAAAAGATTGCATTGGCGCAGATCGCCTGTATGATGGCATTCGTATTAGCCGGTTTCCGACCGCGGGAACCGAGGCCTGCGGCCGATGTAACTGCCAGCGTGCAGGCGGATGTATGCGTGTACGGAGGCACCGCCGCAGGCGTGATAGCGGCCTACACGGCGAAGAAAATGGGCAAGTCCGTCGTACTCATCGAGCCGGGCGGGCATTTGGGCGGTATGACGTCCGGCGGCCTCGGCTACACGGATATCGGTAACAAATACGCCATTACCGGCCTCTCCCGCGACTTCTACCGCCGCATTGGGTTGCATTACGGCAAGTTCGAGCAATGGACCTTCGAGCCGAAAGTGGCGAAAAGCACCTTGCAGCAGTACCTGGATGAGGCGGGAATCAAGGTTATGTACCAGAGTCGGATCGTCAGCACCCGGAAGTCCGGGGCGGCCATTCAGTCCATTGTTTTGGAAAACAGCCTGAAACCAGACGCCAAATCCAACCAGACTATTGCCGCGAAAATGTACATCGATTGTTCCTACGAGGGCGACCTGATGGCGAAAGCGGGCGTTTCCTACACCGTAGGACGGGAGGCCAACAGCGAGTACAATGAAACCATCGACGGCGTGCAGCTCATGCACGGTCACCAGCTCCCCGACGGCATTGATCCTTACAAAACAGCGGGTAAACCCGAAAGCGGGCTACTCTGGGGCGTTTCTCCCGCCAAATTGGAACCGAATGGGACCGGCGACAAAAAAGTGCAGGCTTACAACTACCGCATTTGCCTCACGTCCGACCCGGCCAATATGGTGCCCATTACCCAGCCGGCAGACTACGATGCCTCCCGCTACGAGCTGCTCGCACGGCTCATTGCCAAGCAGCCCCAGCGCAAAACGCTGAACGACTATTTCATTTGGAGTAAAATGCCGAATAACAAAACGGACATTAACAACCGTAATGGCTTTTCGACGGACATGATCGGCATGAACCATGACTATCCTGACGCAGATTACAACAAGCGCGCGGAGATAATCAAAGCGCACGAAGCCTACACCAAAGGGCTGCTCTATTTCATCGGCCACGATCCGCGCGTACCGCAAGAGCTGCGCGAGTCGATGCAGAAATGGGGGTATCCCAAAGACGAGTATGTAGAAACCGGCAACTGGTCGCCGCAGCTGTACATCCGCGAGGCGCGGAGAATGGTAGGCAGCTACGTGATGACCCAGGCGCATTGCGAGCTGAAAGAAGTCGTGAAGGATGGCGTAGGCATGGCGGCTTACCAGATGGATTCGCACAACATCCAGCGCATTGTCGTGAATGGCATGGCCAAAAACGAGGGGAATGTGGAGGTAAGCGCCTCGGGACCATACCCCATTGCCTACCGCTCGCTGGTTCCGAAGGAGCAGGAGTGTACCAACCTGCTGGTGCCGGTATGCTTGTCGGCTACGCACATTGCCTATGGTTCTATCCGTATGGAGCCGGTGTTTATGGTGCTCGCGCAGTCATCCGCAGTGGCGGCGGCCATGGCGATCGATTCGAAAAAAAGCGTACAGCAGATCGACGTTCCTAAGTTGCAGGCCAAACTCAAATCCGACCCGCTTGTGAACGGCAAAACGCCTGAAATCCTCGTGGATAATGAGGATACGCAAAATGTTTCTGTGAAAGGAAACTGGCAACCGGTCAAAAAAGGCGGTTACGGCCCGTCGTTCCTGACGACATCCGAAACGGACAAAGCGGGCGGCTCGGTCACATTCACGCCTCAAATCGCCGCGGCGGGTAACTATCAGATTTACGCGTATTTTCCCAAAGTGGCCAAGCCGGCGTCGGAAATCAAGCTTTCCGTGAAAGCGGGTAACGAGGTCAAGGCCATTTCTGTACTTGAAAAAGACATTGTTGTGGAAGGCCAGACCTCGGGCGAATGGTACCACGTAGGCAAATTCAATCTGCCCAAAGGCAATGCCAGCTCGGTGAATATCTCGTCCGAAGGCGCCTCGGGCGCTGTGGCAGCGGATGCGGTGCTGTTCGTGCCCGAGTCAAAATAG